From Catharus ustulatus isolate bCatUst1 chromosome 6, bCatUst1.pri.v2, whole genome shotgun sequence, a single genomic window includes:
- the C6H14orf132 gene encoding uncharacterized protein C14orf132 homolog isoform X2 has product MDLSFMAAQLPVMGGAFMDSPNEDFSTEYSLFNSSANVHAASSMQNPPEETSRSSNDAILLWIAIIATIGNIVVVGVVYAFTF; this is encoded by the coding sequence CTTCCTGTTATGGGAGGAGCCTTTATGGACTCACCCAACGAGGACTTTAGTACAGAGTACTCCCTGTTTAACTCCTCAGCCAACGTCCATGCAGCTTCTTCCATGCAGAATCCACCAGAAGAGACATCCCGTTCTTCAAATGATGCCATATTGTTATGGATTGCAATAATAGCAACAATTGGAAATATTGTGGTTGTGGGAGTGGTGTATGCCTTCACCTTCTAG